The genome window TGTTAGAATAACTTCTTCTACGATATCAACAACATCCGTCTCCATAACTTTTGCTGTTGCACCATCCAGATTCAAAATTACATTTACAACTGGAAAATCTACATCTGGCATTTGAGATAGATTCATCCTGGACATTGAGAATCCACCCAAACCAATGAGCGCTATCATCATCATCCAAGCGAATATGGGATTTCTTATTGATATAAATGTAAGCAATGTTCTAAAAAATAATTGATTTAATGTTTTGACTCAATAAATTGCAAAAAAGTCCTAATTTAAATTTATAATAGCTTCTACTTGATTGCCAGATCCATGATAGATCAATTCATCGAAGCTGATTTTTTTTGCAATCATGATACCTCGGCCAGATGCAAGAAAAACATTTCTACTCATTTTTTCTAAATTGGTATATTCTTCAATATTAAAGCCGTTCCCTTCATCCTTTACATGCAAATGAATACTATCCGCAAACTTTTCAAGCTTTATCTCAACAGATCGATTCTTGTATTTTTCTAGAGCAAATCTTCGGTTAACTTCATCGCTATATTTGTCTGTATCTTGTAATTCTTTTTTTTAATTCGTAACCTATTTCTAAATTACCATGCTCAATCGCATTGTGCATAATCTCCATAATTCCTGTAAGAACACGGCTAGGTTCTGGAAAAGCATTGGATAGAACAGGTGCCAATGCTAAAACATGATCAAAATTTTTAATGTAAAATTCGCCGTTCTTTATATACTTTAAAACATTTTGACTCAGTTTGAGATCTTCTCTCGCCTTCTTATATTTGAAATAGCCTTCAACTGCTAAATTAGTTATGGAAATTAATACTTTTTTCGAATATGGCTTGGTAAGATAATAGAAAGCACCCGATTCAAGTCCGTCAATGATATCTTTATTTCCACTAAGAGCAGTTTGGAGAACTACTGGAATTTCTCTAAGATCGCGATCAGATTTAATTAATTTTAAAACTTCAATTCCATCCATAACTGGCATTAAGCGATCTAAAATAATTGCTGCGAATTCAACTTTCTTTTTCTTAAGAATCTCCCAAGCCTGACTTCCATCAATTGCTTTGGTAAGAATATACCCACTTCCTTCCAAGGATTCTTCTATGATCCTAAGATTCAATTCTTCATCATCAATTATCAATATATTAATCATAGAATATGTTTACCAAAAAATGCAATATGTCTTCATAGAAAATTCATAAACCAGAAAACGCAGTATTTACTCCATCATATTAAACACTAACTCAATGTAAATTTTTAATAAAATATTTATTATTCAATTAGACGATTTCAAAATACTATATTTTAGAAGTTTGCAAGGCTTGAAACATTCATAGAATTGGAAGAATTAATGAATTGCAATAATTTCCGAAGAAGTTACTGTGAATTTTTCTAAATAGCAAGAATCTACTTTTTTCGCGATTAGAATTTTTGAAGCAAAGGAATCAATATGAGCAACGAAATCCCTTTTCTAAGAACACCAGATCATAATTTTGAGAATCTTCCAGGTTACCCATTTAAGCCAAACTATTTACAAATCAATCCAGGCAATCTGCGGATACACTATTTGGATGAGAATTCAATTTCAGAACAGACTGTACTATTGATGCATGGAGAACCGTCTTGGTCGTACTTATACAGAAAAATGATACCCATTTTTGCAAAATCTGGGTTTCGAGTTATTGCACCTGATCTAATTGGTTTTGGCAAAAGTGATAAGCCAATTGATAGAAGTGTTTATAGTTATGCGATATATGTTGAGTGGATTACAGAATTCATAAAGTCTTTAGATTTACAGAATATAACTTTAGTATGCCAAGATTGGGGTGGACTCATTGGATTACGAGTAGCCGCAGAGAATCCCGAACGATTCGTACGCATTTCAGCTGCTAATACTTTTCTTCCAACAGGAGAATTTCCTTTACCGCAGAGTTTTTTGGAATGGCACAACTTTTCGCAGAAAGCAAAGAGATTGCCAGTTGGAAAAATTATCAAAGGTGGCTGTGTAAGGGAAGTTTCTCCAGATGTTATCCGGGCATACAACGCTCCATTTCCTGATGAATCATATAAAGCTGCAGCTCGGGTTTTCCCAACGTTAGTTCCATCCAATCCAGAAGATCCTGCAAGTATTGCCAACATAAAGGCTTGGAATATTCTCAGGAAATGGACCAAACCTTTTCTTACTGCATTCAGTGATCAAGATCCAGTGACTAAGGGTGGTGATTTGATTTTTAGAAGAAGAATTCCGGGAACAAAAGGCCAACCGCACACAACAATTAAAAATGCTGGACATTTTCTTCAAGAAGACTGTGGAGAGGAGTGGGCTAATCTAATTATTGATTGGATACAGAATCAGAAATAATTTTTTTCAAATATTCTGGATCTAGAGATTTGGAAAAAATATGTTCAATTCCAAAGACACTTGCTTTCGATTTTAATTCTTGGAAAATATTTTCTTCGGTTTCCAAGTAAGATGTAATTAAGAAAATCTTGGTTTCCTTATATGCATCCATTTGACGAACGCGATAAGAAAAATCTAAACCGTCCATACCAGGCATTTGGTAATCAGTGAATATAAGATCCACTTTAAGAGATTTCAACTGCTCCAAGGCTTGCTCTCCACTATCTTTCTGAATAATTAAATATTCTGGCAAAATTTCTGCTAGTTGGTCATGAAAAAATTTTCGAAAATTAGGGTTATCATCAAGTGTTAACAATATCTTTTCTTTTTTAGGAAAAATCAATCGAACTTCCGTTCCTTCGGAAACTTGGGAATTTATTTCAATACCAATCTGGAGTGCATCCAAAATTTCTTTACTGAAAGGAAGTCCAAATCCTGACCCTCTCTCGCCTATCGTTCCTAGTGTTGAAATATTATGATCATAACTAAAGATTGTACCAAGCTTAATATTCTGAATACCTATACCTGAATCAATAATTTTCAATTCATATGAGTCCGTATATTCATAAAACTGAATATCAATTTTTCCTTTTTCTTTTGAAAACTTGATTGCATTAGAAAGAAAATTAGACATTGCAATACCAAGCAGTGAAGCATCGGTAATAATTTCGATTGAATCATCACCGGTAATTTGAAGCTCAATTTTCTTGTTATCCAAAAGCATTCTATGCCTTCCAATCGTTTCTTCTATTATATTATTTAGAGAAAGTTTTTCGAAATTAGGAATGATCTGATTCGATTGACTCTTAGAGTAATTGAGAATTTCTTCCGTCATACGGATTAAGCCTTTCAAAGTTTTTTGAGTTGGCTTGATATGTGATAAAATCTCAGTTTTACTTAAGTCTGGATCAGATAGAATAAAAGAAAGAAGCGAATAGACACCAGACAAAGGTGACTTAATGTCATGCGAAACTATTGAAATGAATCGATCTTTAAGTTGATTAGCATCTTTAAGATTTTGCATGGTTTCTCTAAGAGAACCTGTTCGTTCTTGTATTTTGTGCTCTAAGAACTCATTTGCCTCAATTAAGTTTTCATTTAGACT of Leptospira sp. GIMC2001 contains these proteins:
- a CDS encoding response regulator, whose translation is MINILIIDDEELNLRIIEESLEGSGYILTKAIDGSQAWEILKKKKVEFAAIILDRLMPVMDGIEVLKLIKSDRDLREIPVVLQTALSGNKDIIDGLESGAFYYLTKPYSKKVLISITNLAVEGYFKYKKAREDLKLSQNVLKYIKNGEFYIKNFDHVLALAPVLSNAFPEPSRVLTGIMEIMHNAIEHGNLEIGYELKKRITRYRQI
- a CDS encoding haloalkane dehalogenase; translation: MSNEIPFLRTPDHNFENLPGYPFKPNYLQINPGNLRIHYLDENSISEQTVLLMHGEPSWSYLYRKMIPIFAKSGFRVIAPDLIGFGKSDKPIDRSVYSYAIYVEWITEFIKSLDLQNITLVCQDWGGLIGLRVAAENPERFVRISAANTFLPTGEFPLPQSFLEWHNFSQKAKRLPVGKIIKGGCVREVSPDVIRAYNAPFPDESYKAAARVFPTLVPSNPEDPASIANIKAWNILRKWTKPFLTAFSDQDPVTKGGDLIFRRRIPGTKGQPHTTIKNAGHFLQEDCGEEWANLIIDWIQNQK
- a CDS encoding hybrid sensor histidine kinase/response regulator, which encodes MNIPSNWSGDAINLSGEWLALPGIRNPEDFHDKKINPTRMQIPTIGKNTIQDPELHSMTFFLHVDIDSSNLNFDTLSILTSKVRTAHRIFVNGIPINQQGIVSETAENHVPKLKPMVSAFSYSNHFDIVIQISNYNFGKLGIIDAPKLGKSFIIYNLLYKNKLYDYALIFISIIFIFVNLGIYISNSKDKSSLIFASILFLFAILISVSSTTDRIFWDYYPDISYDFIVRLENSIFHIVPALFFLFLRSTFPNEMKRSYLLCYGIVKLILVIATFYSTQVFYKLIVPIIAFDFLMYSLSFVIILQAAKNRRHHAKLLLTGLVIVGITLALDILSSLGIIRTIRTTLEGFSIMFFIYSLILILRVRKTYIANESLNENLIEANEFLEHKIQERTGSLRETMQNLKDANQLKDRFISIVSHDIKSPLSGVYSLLSFILSDPDLSKTEILSHIKPTQKTLKGLIRMTEEILNYSKSQSNQIIPNFEKLSLNNIIEETIGRHRMLLDNKKIELQITGDDSIEIITDASLLGIAMSNFLSNAIKFSKEKGKIDIQFYEYTDSYELKIIDSGIGIQNIKLGTIFSYDHNISTLGTIGERGSGFGLPFSKEILDALQIGIEINSQVSEGTEVRLIFPKKEKILLTLDDNPNFRKFFHDQLAEILPEYLIIQKDSGEQALEQLKSLKVDLIFTDYQMPGMDGLDFSYRVRQMDAYKETKIFLITSYLETEENIFQELKSKASVFGIEHIFSKSLDPEYLKKIISDSVSNQ